CCGCTTCACGACGTCGGAGGCGGGTCCGGAGTTCACCCCGGGCCAGCTCGCGTTCGCCGCGGTCGCCTCGATCGCGCTCTACGCCATGTTCGTCTTCACCCAGACCGTGCGGCACCGCGACTTCTTCCTGCCCGTGGCGAAAGATGGAGCGCTGCTCGACTCCGTCGAAGGGGGAGACGGCGACGGGCACGCCGACCCGCCCAGCGCCGCCGAGACCCGGCTCAGCCTCGGCCTACTGACCGTTGCGCTGGTCGCCGTCGTCGGCCTGGCCAAGGTCGAGTCGCCGGCGATCGAGGACGCAGTCGAGGCGGCCGGGTTCCCGCACGCCGTCGTCGGTGTCGTCATCGCGCTGCTCGTGCTGCTGCCGGAGTCCATCGCGGCCGTGCGCGCCGCAGCCGGTGGCCGGGCGCAGATCAGCCTCAACCTCGCCTACGGCTCGGCGATGGCCTCCATCGGCCTCACGATCCCTACCATCGCGGTCGCCTCGATCTGGCTCGACGGGCCGCTCGCGCTCGGCCTGGACGACGTACAGATCGTGCTGCTGATCCTGTCGGTGATCGTGTCGCTGCTCACTGTCGCGCCGGGCCGCGCCAAGCCCCTCCAGGGCGGCGTGCACCTGGTGCTGCTGGCTGCGTTCCTCGCGGTGACGATCGCCCCCTGACCACCGGTGGGAGTCCGAGCGATCAGCGACTGACCAGCACCTGACTGGAGGCCAGGAACCGGGTCGGCTGGGCGGCGTTCGAGCGCAGGTGGATGTTCTGCAGCAGGCCGATGGCCAGCATGCCCGCGAACATCGACGAGCCGCCGTACGACACGAACGGCAGGGGTACGCCGGTGACCGGCATGATGCCCAGGCACATGCCGATGTTCTGGAATGCCTGGAAGCCGAACCAGCAGGCGATCCCGGCCGCGGCGACCCGGCCGAAGAGGTCGTCGGTGGCGGTGGCGATGGCCAGCGCGCGCCACACCACGATGCCGAGGAGGACGATGACCAGGCCGGCGCCCAGCAGGCCGAGCTCCTCGCCGGCGACGGTGAAGATGAAGTCGGTGTGCTGCTCGGGCACGAAGCCCGACTGGGTCTGTGATCCGTCGAAGAGGCCCTGCCCGAAGGCGCCGCCGTTGCCGACCGCGATGCGCGCCTGCTCGACGTTGTAGCCGGCACCCCGCGGGTCGAGCTCCGGGTTGGTGAACGCCATGAAGCGTGCCACCTGGTAGTCCTTGAGCACCCCGACCGACACGGCCACCGCAGCGGCAGCGACGCCGGAGACGAACAGGCCGGCCAGCCAGCGTCGCGGTGCACCGGCGATCGCCAGCACACCGAACACCGTGGCGGCGAGCACGAGCATGGTGCCGAGGTCGGGCTGGACGAGGATGAGTACGGCGGGTACGGCGGCGATCACCAGCATGCCGATCACGTCGACCGAGCCGATCGACCGCCGCCACTTGCCCTCCGCCCGTTCGGCGACGAACAACGCCATCCCGATGGCCACGGCCAGCTTGGCGAACTCCGACGGCTGGATCGACAGGCCGCCGAGCTGCAACCACGAGCGCGAGCCGTTGATCGTCGTACCGGCAATGAGCACGAACACCAGACCGCCCACGGACGCGACGTAGACCAGCGGGGCGAGGATCCGCACCCAGCGGTGGTCGGTCGCCATCACCATCACCATCAGCACGAGACCGATGGCGACGTTGACGAGCTCCTTGGTGAGGTACGCCGCGGGGTCGCCGCCGGTGAGCGCGTCACGGGCCGAGGTCGCCGACCACACCAGCAGGGTGCCGAGCACGATCAGCGCCAGCACGGCGCCGAGCAGCAGCCAGTCGAGACCCGGTGCTCGCAGCGTGCTGGATCGGGTGCGCGTGGTCATGAGTCGCCGTCCTCGCGTCGCAGGGCCGGGGGCAGGATCGAGCCGTCGTCGCCGAAGGCCGGCAGCTGCTTGGGCGAGACGGTGCCGGGGATCGCTGCCTTGGCCGGCACGACGCTCTCGCCCTCGATGCCGTACAGGGCTTCGTAGATCGCCCGGATGCCGTCACCGACACTGCCCGACCCGGTGCCCCCCTGGCTGATCATCATCACCACGACGTAGTCCTTGGTGTACGACGCGACCCAGCCGGTCGACTGCTTGCCGTAGACCTCGGCCGAGCCGGTCTTGGCGCGCATCGTCACCTCGCCGAGGGGGAAGCCACCGAGCTTCCATGCCATCGTGCCCCGGCTGGCCACGCCCTGGAGGGCCGTATCGATGAAGTCCAGGGTCTTCTTGGGTACGTCGACCGTGGCAGTCTTCTTGGTCGGGATCCGGCGCAGCAGCTCACCGGACGGACTGACGATCGCCTTGCCGAGGCGGGGCTCCCACAGCGTGCCGCCGTTGGCGATCGCGCCGTAGGCCCGCGCGAGCTGCAGCGGCGTGACGATGGTGTCGCCCTGGCCGATGGCGAAGTTGACGGCGTCACCGGCCCGGTAGGCGTAGCCCTCGATGCAGAACTCGCGTGCGAACCTGTAGACGAATTCGCTCGTCTTCTCGTCCTGCGGCTTGCCGGCCAGGCCGCAGTAGTAGTCCTTCTGCGACTCGAAGTAGGAGCGCTTCCAGGCCCGGTCGGCGATCCGGCCGGGCGCCTCGCCCGGGATGTCGATGCCGGTCTCGGAGCCGAAGCCGAACTCCTTGGCCTCCGCGACGAGCGGGTCCTTGGCGTTGACATCGGCGACGTCGGTGCCGAACCTCTGCCAGAAGTCGTAGCCCACGCGGTAGAAGAACGTGTTGCACGAGATCTCGAGTGCCTTCGCGAAGCCGATCGACCCGGCGGCGGCGGACTCGTAGTTCTTGAACGTGCGGTTGCCCACCTGGAAGCCCGACGAGCAGTCGAGGCGGGTGTCCTCGGTGTAGCCGTTGGTCAGGGCGCCGGCGGTCATGAACGGCTTCCACGTCGAGCCGGGCGCGAACTGGCCCTGGGTGGCTCGTGACAGCAGCGGGGTGCCGGCCTTGGTGGAGTAGAGCCGCTCGAGCTCCCTCTCGGAGATGCCGCCCGTCCACACGTCCGGGTCGTAGGTCGGCTGGCTGGCCATCGCGACGATGCGACCGGTACGTGCCTCCATGACGACGGCCGCCCCGGAGTCGGCTGCGTAGTGGCGACCGGTGACCGGGTCGACGGTGGCGCGCTGGGTGGCGATGCGCTCTGCGAGCTGCTTCTCGACCACGGCCTGCACCTTGGCGTCGATCGAGGTGACCAGGGTGTCGCCCGGCTCGCTCTCGATCGTGGAGTCGTCGCCCAGCACGCGGCCCATCGAGTCGACGGCGACCCGGCGGTAGCCCGGCATGCCGCGCAGCCACTCGTCGTACTCCTTCTCGACGCCGGCCCGGCCGACGGACGAGGCACCGTTGAGGGACTGGTCGTCGGCGTCGCGGGCCCGGTCGAACTCCGGCTCGGTGATCGGGCTGAGGTAGCCGACGACGTGCGCGAGGTTGACGCCGAACGGGCGCGGGTAGGCACGCACGTTCTGCTGCTCGGCGAGCACGCCGGGGTAGTCCTCGGGCTGCTCGAGCACGCGCAGCGCGACCTGCTGGTCGACGTCGGCGGCGACGGGCACGGGCTGGTAGGGCGAACCGTTCCAGCAGACACCGTCGACACTGCCGGCTGCGCCGCAGTCGGTCAGCCGGCTGCCGACCTCGTCCGCCTTCTGTCCGACGACCTCGCCGACGCGGGTGAGCAGCTGCTCGCGCTCCTCCGGGGCGAGCTTGCCGATCAGGGTCCGGTCGACCGAGATCACCCACGACATCCGGTTGGCGACGAGCGGGCGGCCCTGGTCGTCGACGATCAGGCCGCGCTGCGGCTGGACGACGATGTCGCGCACGGACTGGTCGGCGGCCTTGGCCTGGTAGTCCTCACCACCGACGACCTGCAGGTAGTAGAGCCGGACGAAGAGCGTGGCGAAGAGCGAGAAGACGAGCGCCTGTACGACGAGCAACCGCAACCTGCTCTTCTGCGCACCGGACACGGCCATCAGGCGGTGGCTCCTTCGGGCGCGACGGCCTGGAACATCCGCATCATCACGGGCAGCACGAACGGCGTGAGCAGCACGTCCCACACGAGCGCCACGAGGATGACCTGCAGCAGGTCGGGCACCGACATCACCGGGTCGCGCAGCAGCAACCCGGTGAGCGCGAAGATGGAGGTGCCGACGAACGACGAAGCCGCGACGGTGCCGACGATGGCCGTGGTCGAGGGGCGGTTGACGGTGCGCACCCGTGACGCGACGTACGCGACGACGACGAGAGCGAGCGCCCACCTGCCGGCAAGGTGGTCGGCGGGCGGAGCCAGGTCGAGGGCGACACCGCCGGCGAAGGCGAGCAGCATCGCGAACGACGCGCCTCGGGTCAGCGCGGCCGCGACCACCACGAGCAGCACGAGGTTGGGGACGACGCCGTGCCAGGCGAAGTGCGGGAACAGCGAGACCTGCAGCACGAGGGCCACCACGACGGCGGCAAGACCGGTCAGCACGCGGAGGAGCTTCATCCGATGCTCCCGTCTGCCTCGACGACGGCGCGGTCGCTGGAGGCGCCGACGGGTACGACGACGCCCACGACATCGAGCGAGCTGAAGTCGACGTAGGGGTCGATCACGGCGCGCTGCGAGGAGTCGCGCAGGCTGGTGTAGACGTCGGTGACCGTGCCGATGGGGACCCCGGAGATGTAGGGCCCGGCGCCGTCGCTGCCCCACGTCACGACCGTCTCGCCCTTCGCAGGCACGCTCTGCTCGTCGACGAGCTCGAGGTCGAGGTGTCCGTCGCGGCCCAAGGCACCGCGGCCGTGCAGGAAGCCGAGCTCCATGCTGTCGCCGAGGCGGCCACCGACCACCGACTCCGCGTCCAGGATCAGCAGCACGGTCGCGGTGGAGCGCGTCACGCGCAGCACCCGGCCGACGAGGCCGTCGTTGTTGACGATGGTCATGTCGGGCCGCACCCCGGCGGCCGAGCCGGCGTCGATGGTGACGGTGTTGCTGAACGACTGGGAGGAGCCGTAGGCCACCACGCGCGCCGGCACCAGCGATCGGCCCAGGTCGTCGGCGGTGCGGGTCAGGCCCTCG
This is a stretch of genomic DNA from Nocardioides sp. InS609-2. It encodes these proteins:
- a CDS encoding ionic transporter y4hA: MSSSTVRGRFYWTVWAPILGIVLLVSTWGRDLAGPLVTVIAAFLIGAVLAAVHHAEVVAHKVGEPFGSLLLAVAVTVIEVALIVTLMITGDKDTSGLARDTVFAAIMISINGIVGLSLLVGALRHHLADFNPEGTGSALATLIALAGITLVLPRFTTSEAGPEFTPGQLAFAAVASIALYAMFVFTQTVRHRDFFLPVAKDGALLDSVEGGDGDGHADPPSAAETRLSLGLLTVALVAVVGLAKVESPAIEDAVEAAGFPHAVVGVVIALLVLLPESIAAVRAAAGGRAQISLNLAYGSAMASIGLTIPTIAVASIWLDGPLALGLDDVQIVLLILSVIVSLLTVAPGRAKPLQGGVHLVLLAAFLAVTIAP
- the mrdA gene encoding penicillin-binding protein 2 encodes the protein MAVSGAQKSRLRLLVVQALVFSLFATLFVRLYYLQVVGGEDYQAKAADQSVRDIVVQPQRGLIVDDQGRPLVANRMSWVISVDRTLIGKLAPEEREQLLTRVGEVVGQKADEVGSRLTDCGAAGSVDGVCWNGSPYQPVPVAADVDQQVALRVLEQPEDYPGVLAEQQNVRAYPRPFGVNLAHVVGYLSPITEPEFDRARDADDQSLNGASSVGRAGVEKEYDEWLRGMPGYRRVAVDSMGRVLGDDSTIESEPGDTLVTSIDAKVQAVVEKQLAERIATQRATVDPVTGRHYAADSGAAVVMEARTGRIVAMASQPTYDPDVWTGGISERELERLYSTKAGTPLLSRATQGQFAPGSTWKPFMTAGALTNGYTEDTRLDCSSGFQVGNRTFKNYESAAAGSIGFAKALEISCNTFFYRVGYDFWQRFGTDVADVNAKDPLVAEAKEFGFGSETGIDIPGEAPGRIADRAWKRSYFESQKDYYCGLAGKPQDEKTSEFVYRFAREFCIEGYAYRAGDAVNFAIGQGDTIVTPLQLARAYGAIANGGTLWEPRLGKAIVSPSGELLRRIPTKKTATVDVPKKTLDFIDTALQGVASRGTMAWKLGGFPLGEVTMRAKTGSAEVYGKQSTGWVASYTKDYVVVMMISQGGTGSGSVGDGIRAIYEALYGIEGESVVPAKAAIPGTVSPKQLPAFGDDGSILPPALRREDGDS
- the mreC gene encoding rod shape-determining protein MreC: MRGYGGNRGSRGERRWRGLDQLDDRSRPPRSLLIALVLASVTLMTLDHQVDDGSPVESARRAVGEAFGPVESFTSGVVRPFTAVPSWFHSKTALRSDIRDLEAENAELREQVATSGFDRNRLAEFEGLTRTADDLGRSLVPARVVAYGSSQSFSNTVTIDAGSAAGVRPDMTIVNNDGLVGRVLRVTRSTATVLLILDAESVVGGRLGDSMELGFLHGRGALGRDGHLDLELVDEQSVPAKGETVVTWGSDGAGPYISGVPIGTVTDVYTSLRDSSQRAVIDPYVDFSSLDVVGVVVPVGASSDRAVVEADGSIG
- the mreD gene encoding rod shape-determining protein MreD, producing MKLLRVLTGLAAVVVALVLQVSLFPHFAWHGVVPNLVLLVVVAAALTRGASFAMLLAFAGGVALDLAPPADHLAGRWALALVVVAYVASRVRTVNRPSTTAIVGTVAASSFVGTSIFALTGLLLRDPVMSVPDLLQVILVALVWDVLLTPFVLPVMMRMFQAVAPEGATA
- the rodA gene encoding rod shape-determining protein RodA, which translates into the protein MTTRTRSSTLRAPGLDWLLLGAVLALIVLGTLLVWSATSARDALTGGDPAAYLTKELVNVAIGLVLMVMVMATDHRWVRILAPLVYVASVGGLVFVLIAGTTINGSRSWLQLGGLSIQPSEFAKLAVAIGMALFVAERAEGKWRRSIGSVDVIGMLVIAAVPAVLILVQPDLGTMLVLAATVFGVLAIAGAPRRWLAGLFVSGVAAAAVAVSVGVLKDYQVARFMAFTNPELDPRGAGYNVEQARIAVGNGGAFGQGLFDGSQTQSGFVPEQHTDFIFTVAGEELGLLGAGLVIVLLGIVVWRALAIATATDDLFGRVAAAGIACWFGFQAFQNIGMCLGIMPVTGVPLPFVSYGGSSMFAGMLAIGLLQNIHLRSNAAQPTRFLASSQVLVSR